A genomic window from Alkalihalobacillus sp. AL-G includes:
- a CDS encoding LamB/YcsF family protein gives MKIDLNCDLGESFGAYKIGSDEQILDYVTSVNIACGFHAGDPPTMRKTVKLALEKGVKVGAHPGLPDLQGFGRREMAVTPDEAYEFVVYQIGALSAFVKAEGGILRHVKPHGALYNMAAKNEQLAGAIAEAIYHVDPALILYGLSNSVLIRAGESIGLTTANEVFADRTYQSDCTLTPRTQPEALLIEQEAVLKQVVRMVKEQKVCCLQGTDVEIKADTICIHGDGPHALEFARFITDSLQKEGIEITPL, from the coding sequence ATGAAAATCGACTTGAATTGCGATCTCGGCGAAAGCTTTGGTGCTTATAAAATCGGATCCGATGAACAAATATTAGATTACGTAACGTCCGTTAACATTGCTTGCGGTTTTCATGCTGGAGATCCTCCAACAATGAGAAAGACAGTCAAGTTAGCCCTCGAAAAAGGGGTGAAGGTTGGAGCACATCCAGGGCTTCCGGATTTGCAAGGGTTTGGCCGGCGAGAGATGGCAGTCACCCCAGATGAAGCATATGAATTCGTCGTTTATCAAATCGGTGCACTATCGGCCTTTGTAAAAGCAGAGGGCGGAATACTACGTCATGTAAAGCCCCACGGTGCTCTATACAATATGGCTGCGAAAAACGAACAGCTTGCAGGAGCGATTGCTGAGGCGATTTATCATGTGGACCCGGCGCTGATCCTTTACGGACTTTCGAATAGTGTACTCATCCGGGCAGGTGAGTCGATCGGGCTAACAACTGCGAATGAGGTGTTTGCCGATCGAACCTATCAATCAGATTGTACACTAACTCCTCGTACACAACCGGAAGCCCTATTGATTGAGCAGGAAGCCGTCCTGAAGCAAGTCGTACGGATGGTGAAAGAACAAAAGGTTTGTTGTTTACAGGGGACAGATGTTGAAATCAAGGCAGATACGATCTGCATCCATGGAGACGGCCCGCACGCACTTGAATTCGCGAGATTCATAACAGATAGTCTACAAAAAGAAGGTATAGAAATCACACCGTTATAG